The following proteins are co-located in the Microbacterium sp. SORGH_AS_0888 genome:
- a CDS encoding glutamine amidotransferase yields MARVLLVGESWFVHSIHQKGFDSFTTSTYEEGGAEFVAALRGGDHVVTHIPAHRVEHDFPRTAAGIADIADVVVLSDIGANTFQLPAEVFARCGVVEDPIAALREFVARGGALLMVGGYLSFSGIDAKARWAHTVLAETLPVGVLDRDDRIELPAGAAPRVCEPTHPIVAGLDREWPPVLGLNQVVAAPAGAVLATVDAHPLLVVGEWEAGRTAAFTSDLAPHWAPPAFLAWPGYAVLFDRIVRWLSREEIA; encoded by the coding sequence ATGGCGCGCGTGTTGCTCGTAGGAGAGTCCTGGTTCGTCCACTCGATCCATCAGAAGGGTTTCGACTCGTTCACGACCTCCACATATGAGGAGGGCGGAGCGGAGTTCGTCGCCGCACTCCGCGGGGGTGACCACGTCGTGACCCACATCCCCGCCCATCGCGTCGAACACGACTTCCCCCGCACGGCGGCCGGGATCGCGGACATCGCGGATGTCGTCGTCCTCTCCGACATCGGGGCGAACACCTTCCAGCTGCCCGCCGAGGTGTTCGCCCGCTGCGGTGTCGTCGAGGACCCGATCGCCGCGCTGCGTGAGTTCGTGGCCCGGGGAGGGGCGCTGCTCATGGTGGGCGGGTACCTGAGCTTCTCCGGGATCGACGCGAAGGCGCGCTGGGCGCACACGGTCCTCGCCGAGACGCTCCCGGTCGGCGTCCTCGACCGCGACGACCGCATCGAGCTGCCGGCCGGCGCGGCGCCGCGGGTGTGCGAGCCGACGCATCCGATCGTCGCCGGCCTCGACCGCGAGTGGCCGCCCGTGCTGGGGCTGAACCAGGTGGTCGCCGCCCCCGCGGGCGCGGTCCTCGCGACGGTCGACGCGCATCCGCTGCTCGTGGTGGGAGAGTGGGAGGCGGGACGCACCGCCGCCTTCACGTCCGACCTCGCGCCCCACTGGGCCCCGCCCGCCTTCCTGGCGTGGCCGGGCTACGCCGTCCTGTTCGACCGCATCGTCCGCTGGCTGTCCCGAGAGGAAATCGCATGA
- the deoD gene encoding purine-nucleoside phosphorylase codes for MTTPHIAAREGQIASRVIMPGDPRRAQRIAETRLERPELVTDVRGILGFTGLFEGEPMTVMASGMGAPSITIYATELVRFYGVRSIVRVGTAGGIHPDVAVRDVVVATAAHTDSAMSQTRVPGVVFSHAPDFSLAAAAVAAKAAVAVPVHVGSVFSSDHFYATPTERFAQLAAHGALAVEMEAAGLYAVGAAEGARTLTVLTVTDLLATGESLSASDRETSFDGALTLALAALREPRER; via the coding sequence ATGACAACTCCCCACATCGCGGCCCGGGAGGGCCAGATCGCGAGTCGTGTGATCATGCCCGGCGACCCGCGGCGTGCGCAGCGCATCGCCGAGACCCGGCTGGAGAGGCCCGAGCTCGTGACGGACGTGCGCGGCATCCTCGGGTTCACGGGGCTGTTCGAGGGCGAGCCGATGACCGTCATGGCCTCCGGCATGGGCGCCCCCTCGATCACGATCTACGCGACCGAGCTCGTGCGCTTCTACGGCGTGCGCTCGATCGTCCGCGTCGGGACCGCCGGCGGCATCCACCCGGATGTCGCGGTGCGCGATGTCGTCGTCGCCACGGCCGCGCACACCGACTCGGCCATGTCGCAGACGCGGGTCCCGGGCGTCGTGTTCAGCCACGCCCCGGACTTCTCGCTCGCCGCCGCGGCCGTCGCGGCGAAGGCCGCGGTCGCCGTCCCGGTGCACGTCGGCTCGGTGTTCTCGTCCGATCACTTCTATGCGACGCCGACGGAGCGGTTCGCCCAGCTCGCCGCGCACGGAGCGCTCGCGGTCGAGATGGAGGCGGCGGGGCTGTACGCGGTCGGCGCCGCGGAGGGGGCTCGGACCCTCACGGTCCTCACCGTGACGGATCTGCTCGCCACGGGGGAGTCGTTGTCGGCGAGTGATCGCGAGACCTCGTTCGACGGCGCATTGACGCTCGCGCTCGCCGCGCTGCGGGAGCCGCGCGAGCGGTGA
- a CDS encoding nucleoside hydrolase encodes MIPLVIDTDTAADDCFALLVGMLDPRSDLKAVTMVAGNVGFEQQVHNALLTIALAGRAGQVPVHLGADRPLLRDWVDAAEVHGDGVGGIRRPEDGQQPESEHAALALIRLSREYEGRLRIVAIGPLTNIALATALDPGFAARVERLTIMGGSINGRGNITPAGEFNIYVDPEAAAITLRAGFPDVRLVTWDPLTLRDAVFDQERVNEIAALGTPLSRFFVRANQATFDFDLQAGIDGSTHPDSLSVALSLDVELGQEDVPYRVAVETDSALTRGATVFDRWSDAPNATAAARIDGERFAAYLMGILASTPDTPEAVVAAVDAR; translated from the coding sequence GTGATTCCTCTCGTGATCGACACCGACACCGCCGCCGACGACTGCTTCGCCCTCCTGGTCGGGATGCTCGACCCGCGCAGCGACCTCAAAGCGGTCACGATGGTCGCCGGCAACGTCGGGTTCGAGCAGCAGGTGCACAACGCGCTGCTCACGATCGCCCTCGCCGGTCGCGCCGGTCAGGTCCCCGTGCACCTGGGCGCCGACCGCCCGCTGCTGCGGGACTGGGTCGACGCCGCCGAGGTGCACGGCGACGGTGTCGGCGGCATCCGACGGCCCGAGGACGGGCAGCAGCCCGAGTCCGAGCATGCCGCACTCGCCCTCATCCGCCTGTCCCGCGAGTACGAGGGCCGCCTGCGGATCGTCGCGATCGGGCCGCTCACCAACATCGCGCTGGCCACCGCGCTCGACCCCGGGTTCGCCGCACGCGTCGAGCGCCTGACCATCATGGGCGGCTCGATCAACGGCCGCGGCAACATCACCCCGGCGGGCGAGTTCAACATCTACGTCGACCCGGAGGCAGCGGCCATCACCCTGCGAGCGGGCTTCCCGGACGTGCGACTGGTCACATGGGATCCGCTGACCCTGCGCGACGCCGTGTTCGACCAGGAGCGGGTGAACGAGATCGCAGCGCTCGGCACGCCGCTCTCACGCTTCTTCGTGCGCGCGAACCAGGCCACGTTCGACTTCGACCTGCAGGCCGGGATCGACGGCTCCACCCACCCCGACTCGCTGTCCGTCGCGCTGTCGCTCGACGTCGAGCTGGGCCAGGAGGACGTGCCCTACCGGGTGGCGGTCGAGACCGACTCCGCGCTCACCCGCGGGGCGACGGTCTTCGACCGGTGGTCGGATGCGCCGAACGCCACCGCCGCGGCCCGGATCGACGGCGAGCGGTTCGCCGCCTACCTGATGGGGATCCTCGCCTCGACCCCGGACACCCCGGAGGCCGTGGTCGCGGCGGTCGACGCCCGCTGA